The Argentina anserina chromosome 3, drPotAnse1.1, whole genome shotgun sequence genome includes a region encoding these proteins:
- the LOC126788487 gene encoding ABSCISIC ACID-INSENSITIVE 5-like protein 1, producing the protein MLIKMVASDESGGLGYDQHGDGNDSKPQSQPQPPPSQHENGESSKQSSIFSLTFDEIQSKSGKCLGSMNMDEFLANIWSADENQASSEQPNQGDPQDLTNGKDTTSKLPLPRQGSFSIPTPLCKKTVDEVWSEIDKTRPPPPPDDMSNGEHPQRQSSIGEITLEDFLVKAGVVQESLSQNRMECDPIHPQGGDVNNSNMATNSTMHAGTSSEMGNNMIAPGYLNPQNAMPNNVSSNGYVIAGYPVFGQAKMIVGNPSFGTGNEFEKCHGLPESSWTKNKKRIIDGPLEVVVERRQRRMIKNRESAARSRARKQAYTVELEAEVNNLEVENDKLKQTVAEIELRRRQELKARKQSTKAQRLAAKLRTMRRTVSA; encoded by the exons ATGCTGATAAAAATGGTAGCTTCCGATGAATCTGGAGGCCTTGGCTATGACCAACATGGTGATGGTAATGATAGTAAACCTCAATCTCAACCTCAACCACCACCATCACAGCATGAAAATGGGGAATCATCAAAACAGAGTTCGATATTCTCACTTACTTTTGATGAAATTCAAAGCAAGAGTGGGAAATGTTTGGGGTCCATGAACATGGATGAATTCCTTGCCAACATTTGGAGTGCTGATGAAAATCAAGCTTCTTCAGAGCAACCCAACCAAGGTGATCCGCAGGACCTTACCAATGGGAAAGACACAACTTCAAAACTGCCTCTTCCGCGGCAGGGATCGTTCTCCATTCCTACCCCACTCTGCAAGAAAACTGTGGATGAGGTATGGTCCGAGATTGACAAAACTCGACCACCACCCCCGCCTGACGACATGAGTAATGGAGAACATCCTCAACGCCAATCAAGTATTGGAGAAATAACTTTGGAAGATTTCCTAGTAAAAGCTGGAGTAGTTCAAGAATCACTTTCTCAGAACCGAATGGAATGTGACCCAATTCATCCACAAGGTGGTGACGTCAACAATTCCAATATGGCAACTAACAGTACCATGCATGCGGGTACAAGTTCTGAAATGGGGAATAATATGATTGCTCCAGGATATTTGAATCCCCAAAATGCTATGCCAAACAATGTGTCCAGTAATGGATATGTGATTGCTGGATATCCAGTTTTCGGACAGGCTAAAATGATTGTGGGAAATCCATCTTTTGGTACCggtaatgaatttgagaaatGTCATGGTTTGCCTGAATCTAGTTGGacaaagaacaagaagaggatAATTGATGGTCCACTGGAGGTAGTAGTGGAGCGGAGGCAGCGGAGGATGATCAAGAATCGAGAGTCAGCAGCTCGGTCTCGTGCAAGGAAACAG GCATACACAGTAGAACTAGAAGCTGAGGTGAATAACCTTGAAGTGGAGAATGATAAGCTGAAGCAAACAGTG GCGGAAATCGAACTGAGGCGTAGACAAGAG TTGAAGGCGAGGAAACAATCCACAAAAGCGCAAAGGTTGGCTGCAAAGTTGAGGACAATGAGGAGGACTGTAAGCGCTTGA
- the LOC126788872 gene encoding DNA repair RAD52-like protein 2, chloroplastic — protein MALQSSIGISTLLSKSDLFASDRRIEVGKVVGGGIWRRKRGGFVVCRSSDDGMKQGGGGGVPNSNYVVPLNMSFSFTNSSCITRRLAEILRDLNKRIPDNIISTIPPGNQSTLIP, from the coding sequence ATGGCTCTTCAGAGTTCGATCGGCATCAGTACCCTGTTGTCAAAATCGGATCTTTTTGCCAGTGACCGGAGGATCGAGGTCGGAAAAGTCGTCGGAGGTGGGATTTGGAGGAGGAAGCGAGGTGGGTTTGTTGTGTGTAGGAGTAGCGATGATGGGATGAAGCAGGGAGGTGGTGGAGGGGTGCCCAATTCGAATTATGTGGTGCCCTTAAACATGTCGTTTTCGTTTACGAACTCGTCGTGTATCACTAGGCGTCTGGCTGAGATTCTCAGGGACCTGAATAAGAGGATTCCCGATAACATTATCAGTACCATACCTCCTGGAAATCAGTCCACTTTAATTCCTTGA
- the LOC126787176 gene encoding uncharacterized protein LOC126787176, whose product MAIVLQYLAIVAVAENYILIFDLFIFVGTLVNVAGSSCKRRDSLREKHVAKIIEELNSGVISSGRGLNQETTLKPPGDTSLSSYYGTLLSIINSFPSLVELLEEIKDDGSSSDQRQDASRLLDSLESFDFVFSLHLMKILLGITSHLSQALQRRDQDIVNAMNLVKVCRDQLQNMRDNGWDSLLAQVVSLCEKYEIDIPNMDDVPIILGKSRRRAPKVTNMHRYKVELFTAVIDMQLQELNDHFTETTTELLLCMSCLSSANSFLAFNKEKIIRVVEFYPQDFSAVSLLALENELDTYISDMRSSDLFTKLKGISELG is encoded by the exons ATGGCTATTGTATTGCAATAT CTAGCTATAGTGGCCGTTGcagaaaattatatattaatctTTGATCTCTTCATATTTGTTGGTACTCTAGTGAATGTTGCTGGAAGCTCATGCAAACGCCGTGATTCTCTTCGAGAAAAGCATGTGGCTAAGATTATTGAAGAACTTAATAGTGGTGTTATTTCAAGTGGGAGGGGTTTGAATCAAGAAACCACCCTAAAACCACCTGGTGATACAAGTTTGAGCTCTTATTATGGTACTTTGTTAAGTATTATCAACTCATTTCCATCTTTAGTTGAATTGcttgaagaaataaaagatgATGGATCATCTAGTGATCAAAGGCAAGATGCAAGCAGGTTGTTAGACTCACTGGAATCATTTGACTTTGTATTTAGTCTACATTTGATGAAGATTTTGTTGGGAATTACTAGTCATTTATCACAAGCATTGCAAAGAAGAGATCAAGATATTGTGAATGCAATGAATTTAGTTAAAGTTTGCAGGGACCAATTGCAAAACATGAGAGACAATGGATGGGATTCTCTTTTAGCTCAGGTTGTTTCATTGTGCGAGAAGTATGAGATTGATATTCCTAACATGGATGATGTTCCTATTATTCTAGGAAAATCACGGCGTAGAGCTCCAAAGGTCACTAATATGCATAGATATAAGGTTGAATTGTTCACTGCAGTCATAGATATGCAACTTCAAGAGCTGAATGATCATTTTACAGAGACTACTACGGAGCTACTTCTTTGTATGTCATGTCTCAGTTCAGCTAATTCATTCTTAGctttcaacaaagaaaaaataattcgTGTTGTTGAATTTTATCCTCAAGATTTTTCTGCAGTATCACTCTTGGCTCTTGAAAATGAATTGGACACTTATATTTCAGATATGCGGAGTAGTGATTTGTTTACAAAACTAAAAGGAATTAGTGAACTTGGATGA